One genomic window of Buchnera aphidicola (Greenidea ficicola) includes the following:
- the pfkA gene encoding 6-phosphofructokinase: MKKKIAVLTSGGDAPGMNAAIRGVVRCGLSYGLEVFGVYDGYLGLYQNRMIKLNKLSVSDIINKGGTILGSSRFPNFLKKKVRNIAIKNLKKKKINFLVVIGGDGSYLGAKKLTEMGFPCIAIPGTIDNDIAGTDYTIGYFTALETIVEAIDKLRDTTSSHQRISIVEIMGRNCGDLTLASSIAGGCEFIILPEIKLKKKELVKKIKKSIKKGKKHVIIAITEYIYDVKKLAKYIEKKTKRETRSTILGHIQRGGSPVVYDRILASRMGAYSIKLLLKGYKGRCIGIKNENMIHNDIIYALKNLKRPFKFEWLKLSKKLY; encoded by the coding sequence ATGAAAAAAAAGATAGCAGTTTTAACTAGTGGTGGAGATGCACCTGGAATGAATGCAGCAATAAGAGGAGTGGTTCGATGTGGTTTAAGTTATGGTTTAGAAGTTTTTGGTGTTTATGATGGTTATTTAGGGTTATATCAAAATAGAATGATAAAATTAAATAAATTAAGTGTATCAGATATCATAAATAAAGGCGGTACAATATTAGGATCTTCACGTTTTCCAAATTTTTTAAAAAAAAAAGTACGTAATATTGCTATTAAAAATTTAAAAAAAAAAAAAATAAATTTTTTAGTAGTAATAGGGGGAGATGGTTCATATTTAGGAGCAAAAAAATTAACTGAAATGGGTTTTCCTTGTATTGCTATTCCAGGAACAATTGATAATGATATAGCAGGAACTGATTATACTATAGGATATTTTACTGCTTTAGAAACTATTGTTGAAGCAATAGATAAATTAAGAGATACTACATCTTCTCATCAAAGAATTTCTATTGTAGAAATTATGGGTAGAAATTGTGGAGATTTAACTTTAGCTTCTTCCATTGCAGGAGGATGTGAATTTATTATTTTACCAGAAATAAAATTAAAAAAAAAAGAATTAGTTAAAAAAATAAAAAAAAGTATTAAAAAAGGTAAAAAACATGTAATTATTGCTATAACTGAATATATTTATGATGTTAAAAAATTAGCAAAATATATAGAAAAAAAAACAAAAAGAGAAACTAGATCTACCATATTAGGACATATTCAAAGAGGAGGATCTCCTGTTGTTTATGATAGAATTCTTGCTTCAAGAATGGGAGCATATTCAATAAAATTATTATTAAAAGGATATAAAGGAAGATGTATTGGAATAAAAAATGAAAATATGATACATAATGATATAATTTATGCATTAAAAAATTTAAAAAGACCATTTAAATTTGAATGGTTAAAATTATCTAAAAAATTATATTAA
- the tpiA gene encoding triose-phosphate isomerase → MKKSFIIIANWKLNGNNKSIKKFLKLLDSFLFIKAYSCKVIFFPPLIYLNHASKIITYNNLFIGSQNVDNHSFGAYTGEISSYMLKDIGIKYVIIGHSERRIYHKENNKIIAEKFKLLKKIGLIPILCIGENYNQKKKKQTKKIIIKQIDEIYNLCGNLSFDNTIIAYEPIWSIGTGKIANAKNIQKIHNFIKKYIQYKNEKKKIKKLKLLYGGSVNETNIQDFLKEKDIDGVLVGGASLDFYQFTTLLTLSNNLSF, encoded by the coding sequence ATGAAAAAATCTTTTATAATTATAGCAAATTGGAAATTAAATGGGAATAATAAATCTATTAAAAAATTTTTAAAATTATTAGATTCATTTTTATTTATAAAAGCATATTCTTGTAAAGTTATTTTTTTTCCTCCTTTGATATATTTAAATCATGCTTCTAAAATTATTACTTATAATAATTTATTTATTGGATCGCAAAATGTTGATAATCATTCTTTTGGAGCCTATACTGGAGAAATATCTTCATATATGTTAAAAGATATTGGTATTAAATATGTAATTATAGGTCATTCTGAAAGAAGAATATATCATAAAGAAAATAATAAAATTATAGCTGAAAAATTCAAATTATTAAAAAAAATAGGATTAATTCCAATATTATGTATTGGAGAAAATTATAATCAAAAAAAAAAAAAACAAACAAAAAAAATAATAATAAAACAAATAGATGAAATATATAATTTATGTGGAAATTTATCATTTGATAATACAATTATTGCTTATGAACCAATATGGTCTATAGGAACTGGAAAAATAGCAAATGCTAAAAATATTCAAAAAATACATAATTTTATTAAAAAATATATTCAATATAAAAATGAAAAAAAAAAAATTAAAAAATTAAAATTATTATATGGAGGTTCAGTTAATGAAACAAATATACAAGATTTTTTAAAAGAAAAAGATATAGATGGAGTTTTAGTTGGTGGAGCTTCTTTAGATTTTTATCAATTTACTACATTATTAACATTATCTAATAATTTATCTTTTTAA
- the rpsA gene encoding 30S ribosomal protein S1 has translation MNESFALLFEKSLQKIKTKPGSIIKAKVISIKKDIVLVDAGLKSEAIIPIEQFKTAENQLEIKIGDKIDVSLDAIEDGFGNTILSREKAKRYESWLVLEKSHEENLTIIGKINGKVKGGFTVELNDIRAFLPGSLVDIRPVKDTLYLEGKELEFKVIKLDKKRNNVVVSRRAVIESENNAERNKLLKTLNEGKKIKGIIKNLTDYGAFVDLGGVDGLLHITDMAWKRVKHPSEIVNIGQEIFVKVLKFDREKTRVSLGLKQLGIDPWVSLSKRYPENTKLKGRVTNLTDYGCFVELEEGVEGLVHVSEMDWTNKNIHPSKVVSVNDIVEIMVLDIDEERRRISLGLKQCTINPWKIFSKNNKKGNKVIGKIKSITDFGIFIGLDGGIDGLVHLSDISWNVKGEESVKKYKKGEKIKTIVLQVDSERERISLGIKQLEEDPLNNYISLFKKEMIIEGIIKNINKKNILVKFFDEMEGIIKNFKKNNKNNIKLYVNEKIKVKIFNIDRKKRIIYLLFISKVDNNKL, from the coding sequence ATGAATGAATCTTTTGCATTACTTTTCGAAAAATCTTTACAAAAAATTAAAACTAAACCAGGTTCAATTATAAAAGCCAAAGTAATATCTATTAAAAAAGATATAGTTCTAGTAGATGCTGGATTAAAATCTGAAGCTATTATTCCAATAGAACAATTTAAAACTGCTGAAAATCAATTAGAAATTAAAATAGGTGATAAAATAGATGTTTCTTTAGATGCTATTGAAGATGGTTTTGGAAATACAATTTTATCAAGAGAAAAAGCTAAAAGGTATGAATCTTGGTTAGTTCTTGAAAAATCACATGAAGAAAATTTAACAATTATTGGAAAAATTAATGGAAAGGTTAAAGGAGGGTTTACAGTAGAATTAAATGATATAAGAGCTTTTTTACCAGGTTCGTTAGTTGATATAAGACCTGTAAAAGATACATTATATCTTGAAGGAAAAGAATTAGAATTTAAAGTTATTAAATTAGACAAAAAAAGAAATAATGTTGTAGTTTCAAGAAGAGCAGTTATTGAATCTGAAAATAATGCAGAACGTAATAAATTATTAAAAACTCTTAATGAAGGGAAAAAAATAAAAGGAATAATAAAAAATTTAACAGATTATGGAGCTTTTGTAGATTTAGGAGGTGTTGATGGATTATTGCATATTACAGACATGGCTTGGAAAAGAGTTAAACATCCAAGTGAAATTGTAAATATTGGACAAGAAATTTTTGTAAAAGTATTAAAATTTGACAGAGAAAAAACAAGAGTTTCTTTAGGTTTAAAACAATTAGGAATAGATCCTTGGGTTTCTCTTTCAAAACGTTATCCTGAAAATACAAAATTAAAAGGAAGAGTAACTAATTTAACTGATTATGGATGTTTTGTTGAATTAGAAGAAGGAGTTGAAGGTTTAGTTCATGTTTCAGAAATGGATTGGACAAATAAAAATATACATCCTTCAAAAGTAGTTTCTGTAAATGATATAGTTGAAATTATGGTTTTAGATATTGATGAAGAAAGAAGAAGAATATCTTTAGGTTTAAAACAATGTACTATTAATCCTTGGAAAATATTTTCTAAAAATAACAAAAAAGGTAATAAAGTTATTGGAAAAATTAAATCAATTACAGATTTTGGTATTTTTATAGGATTAGATGGAGGAATTGATGGATTAGTTCATTTATCTGATATTTCTTGGAATGTAAAAGGAGAAGAGTCTGTAAAAAAATATAAAAAAGGAGAAAAAATAAAAACTATAGTTTTACAAGTAGATTCAGAAAGAGAAAGAATTTCATTAGGAATTAAACAATTAGAAGAAGATCCTTTAAATAATTATATATCTTTATTTAAAAAAGAAATGATTATTGAAGGTATAATTAAAAATATAAATAAAAAAAATATATTAGTAAAATTTTTTGATGAAATGGAAGGTATTATAAAAAATTTTAAAAAAAATAATAAAAATAATATTAAATTATATGTTAATGAAAAAATAAAAGTAAAAATTTTTAATATTGATCGTAAAAAACGTATAATTTATTTATTATTTATTTCTAAAGTTGATAATAATAAATTATAA
- the cmk gene encoding (d)CMP kinase has protein sequence MFFSPVITFDGPSGSGKSSLCKLLSKKIKWNFLKSGMIYRVIAIKLFNNKIELSEKKIINFLKNLNFINSIDLLKKEIKKEKYLKFNFFPKIYKILSIFSNFPKIRKFLFKIQQMFRQPPGLIAEGRDMGTVVFSDALLKFFLDANLKDRAYRRTLELQKNGFNVTFKDILFSMWKRDNQDYNRNISPLIPPKNSIIIDSTYLNLKQILKIILTHIKKNSIIYSIIKKNIIL, from the coding sequence ATGTTTTTTTCTCCTGTAATTACATTTGATGGTCCTAGTGGTTCTGGAAAAAGTTCTTTATGTAAATTATTATCTAAAAAAATAAAATGGAATTTTTTGAAATCTGGAATGATATATAGAGTTATTGCTATAAAATTATTTAATAACAAAATAGAATTATCAGAAAAAAAAATAATAAATTTTTTAAAAAATTTAAATTTTATAAATTCAATTGATTTGTTAAAAAAAGAAATTAAAAAAGAAAAATATTTAAAATTTAATTTTTTTCCTAAAATTTATAAAATATTATCTATATTTTCTAATTTTCCTAAAATAAGAAAATTTTTATTTAAAATTCAACAAATGTTTCGACAACCTCCTGGTTTAATAGCAGAAGGAAGAGATATGGGAACTGTTGTTTTTTCAGATGCGTTATTAAAATTTTTTTTAGATGCAAATTTAAAAGATAGAGCTTATAGAAGAACGTTAGAGTTGCAAAAAAACGGATTTAATGTTACTTTTAAAGATATTTTATTTAGTATGTGGAAAAGAGATAATCAAGATTACAATCGAAATATTTCTCCTTTAATCCCACCAAAAAATTCTATTATTATAGATTCAACTTATTTAAATTTAAAACAAATTTTAAAAATAATATTAACACATATAAAAAAAAACTCAATTATATATTCAATTATTAAAAAAAATATTATTCTATAA